The Coffea arabica cultivar ET-39 chromosome 9e, Coffea Arabica ET-39 HiFi, whole genome shotgun sequence genome has a window encoding:
- the LOC140014651 gene encoding uncharacterized protein has product MEALQPHAGGQAPSSPSFLRKSFAALFSNNTATPSLSVLATPSTHKGEPALIFSQVAMEKLAAPYRLALVGKFSRGRPKLEEFFAQFHSDADFHRVWARGIWYVHGHPMRVFKWTPSFHVGRELSVVLVWFQMPKLPLHLFHKETLFQIAEVVGVPLLVDAATLAVSRPSVARVCVEVDLMKQRPSRVWIGTGQHDGFWQELVPENLPPYCSHCFRQGHTEVGCHVLHPALKPVKVGGDGERLGQPAERGIKPRQRQREGVQDSTALVANSAAVEEAAATKVSGLEPPSETAALVESQAMVGAMVSTSQSAGATAALAEPQTVVAVEVAEQLSAEVVVSAEKELNHEQEFGDNGAVAVEGFEVVLVGGQDLSKEEDDYGNDVRMGSAERRPTEAHMGSKDVLAEEEELRELQERVGNLSPRGDSHMVPDVLSSMVSDHQLGALNLEPNELSLVRQVEPQKKGTKVNAMSSRILRSKEREGLWGELLREKQEVKPWFLVGDFNMILSAEEKRGGVPFRQADRMELAQFMSLAGVGDAGFSGSRYTWCNNRQGMARVWRRLDRLLINSAAMRMECDFTVRHLGRDPSDHEPRLLSAVTRLDGKPSPFRFLNVWTTKPGFLDVVKQCWSGSLPGSPLKVLSEKLRKMKQALRQWSRSSFGDIFLEIRSAEQKVAEAELAHDDNPSEELLIQLHKARARLRNALVVEEEYWKQKARVKWLADGDRNTAFFHSVVTERRRKSVIHRIRRTNGDWVDDEASICNEAVSFFQGLFTEEVGRASSDMLEVIPRVLNDQDNSGLTEILSMDEVKEVLFSMDGDSAAGPDGFTGKFFTAAWEVVAEDVHRAIESFFCGAELPRCVTATAIVLLPKILCPQDFTQFRPISLCNFVNKAISKLLSVRLARVLPRIISPQQSGFVPGRQMADNFLLTQELLSDIRKPNRGGNVVLKLDMMKAYDRVSWLFLIQVLRWFGFSELWIDMVWRLVSNVWFSVIVNGSLKGFFKSTQGLRQGDPISPALFVIGAEVLSRSLNALAVIGVSIPSKFRVDALWSRT; this is encoded by the exons ATGGAGGCCCTCCAGCCTCACGCTGGGGGCCAGGCTCCTTCATCTCCATCTTTTCTCCGCAAGTCCTTTGCTGCTTTATTTTCAAACAATACAGCCACGCCTTCGCTGTCCGTTCTGGCGACTCCCTCCACCCACAAAGGGGAGCCTGCGCTGATATTCTCACAAGTAGCCATGGAGAAGCTTGCTGCCCCATATCGACTTGCATTGGTGGGCAAGTTCTCAAGGGGTCGACCGAAGCTAGAGGAGTTTTTTGCGCAA TTccattcggatgctgatttccACAGAGTGTGGGCAAGGGGGATTTGGTACGTTCATGGACATCCGATGAGGGTCTTTAAATGGACTCCATCATTTCATGTAGGTCGTGAGCTATCTGTTGTCCTAGTGTGGTTCCAGATGCCCAAGCTGCccttgcatttgttccataagGAAACGTTGTTCCAAATTGCGGAGGTGGTGGGCGTGCCTCTGTTAGTTGATGCAGCAACTTTGGCGGTTTCCAGACCTAGCGTTGCTAGGGTCTGCGTGGAGGTGGACTTGATGAAGCAAAGGCCTTCGAGGGTATGGATTGGGACCGGACAGCATGATGGATTCTGGCAGGAGCTGGTGCCGGAAAACCTTCCCCCTTATTGTTCCCACTGCTTCAGGCAGGGGCACACGGAGGTGGGTTGCCATGTGTTGCACCCAGCATTGAAGCCTGTCAAAGTGGGGGGAGATGGGGAGAGGCTTGGGCAGCCTGCTGAAAGGGGCATTAAGCCCAGGCAGAGGCAGCGCGAGGGGGTGCAAGATAGCACAGCGCTGGTTGCAAATTCAGCAGCGGTTGAGGAGGCCGCAGCGACGAAGGTGTCCGGCTTGGAGCCGCCGAGCGAGACGGCAGCGCTGGTGGAGTCTCAAGCTATGGTTGGTGCTATGGTGTCCACATCCCAATCCGCTGGTGCTACGGCTGCATTGGCGGAGCCGCAGACAGTGGTAGCGGTCGAGGTTGCGGAGCAACTTTCTGCAGAGGTGGTGGTGTCGGCTGAGAAGGAGTTGAACCATGAGCAGGAGTTCGGCGATAATGGTGCAGTAGCCGTTGAAGGATTTGAGGTGGTGTTGGTGGGAGGGCAGGATTTGAGCAAGGAGGAAGATGATTACGGTAATGATGTGCGCATGGGATCAGCGGAACGGCGTCCAACAGAGGCTCACATGGGTTCTAAAGATGTCTTGGCAGAAGAGGAAGAGCTTCGTGAGTTGCAGGAGCGGGTGGGTAACCTGTCACCAAGAGGTGATTCTCACATGGTGCCTGACGTACTATCTTCGATGGTAAGTGACCATCAGTTGGGTGCACTGAACCTGGAGCCTAACGAATTATCTCTGGTGCGGCAAGTTGAGCCGCAGAAGAAAGGTACTAAGGTCAATGCTATGTCTAGTCGTATTTTACGCTCTAAA GAGAGGGAAGGGCTATGGGGAGAGCTTTTGCGAGAGAAGCAGGAGGTTAAGCCCTGGTTTCTGGTGGGGGATTTTAACATGATTTTGTCTGCAGAGGAGAAACGGGGCGGCGTTCCTTTCAGGCAGGCTGATAGGATGGAATTAGCACAGTTCATGTCTTTAGCAGGGGTTGGAGATGCTGGCTTCTCGGGGTCTAGGTATACTTGGTGCAATAATAGGCAGGGTATGGCTAGGGTTTGGAGACGGTTAGACAGGCTGTTGATTAACTCAGCGGCTATGAGGATGGAATGTGATTTCACAGTACGGCATTTGGGGAGGGACCCTTCGGATCATGAGCCACGTCTGTTATCTGCGGTGACGAGATTGGATGGTAAGCCATCGCCGTTCCGCTTCTTGAATGTTTGGACAACAAAACCTGGTTTCCTGGATGTCGTTAAACAGTGTTGGTCTGGCTCCCTTCCTGGTTCGCCTCTCAAGGTTTTATCGGAGAAGCTCCGAAAGATGAAACAAGCGCTTCGCCAATGGTCTAGGAGTTCTTTTGGGGATATATTCTTGGAGATTCGGTCGGCGGAGCAAAAGGTGGCAGAGGCTGAACTAGCCCATGATGACAACCCTTCCGAGGAATTACTGATACAACTACACAAGGCACGAGCTCGGTTGCGCAATGCTTTGGTGGTTGAAGAAGAGTATTGGAAGCAGAAAGCTCGGGTTAAGTGGCTGGCGGACGGTGACCGGAATACGGCTTTCTTTCATTCTGTTGTGACGGAGAGGCGGAGAAAGTCGGTTATTCATCGGATTCGGAGGACAAATGGCGACTGGGTGGACGATGAGGCAAGTATTTGTAATGAGGCCGTCTCTTTCTTTCAGGGTTTGTTTACAGAGGAGGTGGGAAGAGCCTCCAGTGACATGTTGGAGGTCATTCCGAGGGTTCTTAATGATCAGGATAACAGCGGGCTGACAGAGATCCTTTCTATGGACGAAGTGAAGGAGGTCCTGTTTTCAATGGATGGGGACAGTGCCGCGGGTCCGGATGGCTTTACAGGGAAGTTTTTCACGGCGGCTTGGGAGGTGGTTGCTGAGGATGTTCACCGGGCCATAGAGAGCTTCTTTTGTGGCGCGGAGTTGCCGAGATGTGTCACCGCTACTGCCATTGTTTTGTTGCCTAAGATTCTCTGCCCACAGGATTTTACACAATTCAGACCGATAAGTTTATGCAACTTTGTCAATAAGGCCATCTCTAAACTCTTATCCGTCCGACTAGCTAGGGTCCTTCCGCGGATTATCTCGCCGCAGCAGAGTGGTTTCGTGCCAGGACGACAAATGGCGGATAACTTTCTCTTAACTCAGGAGTTGTTGAGCGATATTAGGAAACCCAACCGGGGAGGGAATGTGGTGCTCAAGTTGGATATGATGAAGGCCTATGATAGGGTATCATGGCTGTTTTTAATACAAGTCCTTCGGTGGTTTGGGTTTAGCGAGCTGTGGATTGATATGGTGTGGAGGCTGGTCTCAAATGTATGGTTTTCTGTCATTGTGAATGGCTCGCTGAAGGGGTTTTTCAAGTCCACCCAAGGTTTGCGCCAGGGTGATCCGATATCGCCGGCTTTGTTTGTCATTGGAGCGGAGGTGCTTTCGCGTTCTCTGAATGCCTTGGCGGTGATAGGCGTTTCCATCCCTTCAAAGTTTCGAGTGGATGCCCTATGGTCACGCACTTGA